TCATCGTGCGGTGCGGCTACGACTCGCTCAATGAGGCCGAGGAGGAGGAGGAAGACCTGCTCGACCGTGCCTGGGGCCTGGAGCCGCAGTCGCGCCTGTCGTGCCAGGCCATCCTGGCGCAGCAGGATGTGACGGTGGAAATTCCCAAATACACCATCAACCACGCACGCGAGAACCATTGATGAGCAACAGGAGGCACCGGGCATGAGCCGCCAGATCGTTCTGGACACGGAAACCACCGGCCTGTCGGCTGCCGCCGGCGACCGCGTGATCGAGCTGGGCTGCGTTGAGCTGGTGAACCGCAAGCTCACGCGCAACAACCTGCATCTGTACTTCAATCCGGATCGCGACAGCCACCCGGATGCGCTGCGCGTACACGGCATCACCAGTGAATTCCTGCGCGACAAGCCGCGCTTTCACGAGTGCGCGCAGCAGGTGCTGGAGTATTTGCGCGGCGCCGAGCTGATCATCCACAACGCCAGTTTCGACGTCGGTTTCCTGGACAAGGAGCTGGAGCTGGCCGGCCTGGCGCCGCTGGCCACGCACGTCGGCGCCATCACCGACACCCTGGCCATGGCCAAGGAGCTGTACCCGGGCAAGCGCAACTCGCTCGACGGCCTGTGTGACCGCCTGGGTGTGGACAACACGGGGCGCACCCTGCACGGCGCGCTGCTGGACGCCGAACTGCTGGCCGACGTCTATATCAACATGACGCGCGGGCAGGACGCGCTGCTGGTGGCGGACGATGTGTCCACTGGCAGCGACGGCCTGAGCGCCGCCGCCGTGGATCTGTGCCGGCTGGTGCTGCCGGTGCTGGCGCCCACAGCCGAGGAGCTGGCCGCGCATGAGGACGTGCTGGCGCAGCTGGACAAATCCAGCGGCGGCAAGACCGTCTGGCGCACGGCACAGCTGGCGGCATGAAATGTCGGGTGAGGTAAATTTCCGCCTTGAATCTGTGCCATAATCGCGGGCTTGTCGCACTACACGACGCGGGTGATTAGCTCAGTGGTAGAGCACTGCCTTCACACGGCAGGGGTCGCAGGTTCAAACCCTGCATCACCCACCAGGCACAGCACGGAAAACCCGCTCAGGCGTTTTCCGTCCGGGTCGTTAACTCAGCGGTAGAGTGCCACCTTCACACGGTGGAAGCCAGTGGTTCGATCCCACTACGACCCACCAGATGCCCCATCCCCGCAGTGCGCGGCATCCTGGAAATCCCACAAAAACCTCAGCCAATCGTCTTGCTTTCCTGCTGCCGCCTTGGCGCAAGTGCTGGCCCGTCCGTGCGCACACAGGTGCCCGGGTTCCGCCAGCCCGCCCCATGAAAGGCAGCGGGCCGGCAGCACCCTCGATGTTCAGCGGTGCCGGCTCTTCATGGCCCGCTCGACCTCGCGCTTGCCCTCGCGCTCCTTGATGGTGTCGCGCTTGTCGTGCTCGGCCTTGCCCTTGGCCAGGGCGATCTCGCACTTGGCGCGGCCTTCCTTCCAGTACAGCTTGAGCGGCACCAGCGTGTAGCCCTTTTGCTCGACCTTGCCGATCAGGCGGCGAATCTCGTCCTTGTGCAGCAGCAGCTTCTTGATGCGCGCAGCATCCGGGCTGACGTGGGTCGATGCGGTCTTGAGCGGGTTGATCTGGCAGCCGATCAGAAACAGCTCGCCGTCCTTGATGATCACATAGCCATCGGTCAATTGCGCCTTGCCGCCGCGCAGCGCCTTGACCTCCCAGCCATGCAGCACCATGCCGGCCTCGTGGCGCTCCTCGAAGAAGTAGTTGAAGGCTGCCTTCTTGTTTTCGGCGATGCGGGGATTGGGGTCGGGTTTCTTGGCCATGCTGTCGTAGTTGAGGCGCAGGCCGGAAGAATCAAACCTCTTCCCTACAATGCCTGTCGTTTCGCGCCGTCGATTCTAGGGGGCGTGTCCATGCACACTGCCTGCTCATGAAAACCGTCAACAAGTCCGTCCTCATCTGGTACAGCCCCGAGGAGATGTTTGCCCTGGTCACCGACGTCGCGCGCTATCCGCAGTTCCTGCCCTGGTGCGACCATGCCCGCGTGCTGCAGGAAGACGCCAGCGGCATGACTGCCGAGGTCGGCATAGCGCTGGGTGGCATCAAGAAATCCTTTGTCACGCGCAACACGCATGAGGCTGGCCGGCGCGTGCAGCTGGAGCTGGTCGAGGGGCCGTTCTCGCAGCTCGAGGGCGACTGGCAATTTCATCCAGTGGGCGATGGCACGCAGCGCGCCTGCAAGGTCGAGCTGACGCTGCGCTATGGCTTTGCCAGCCGCGCCCTGGCGGCACTGGTCGGCCCGGTGTTCGACCGCATCGCCGCCTCCCTGGTCGATGCCTTCATCAAGCGTGCCGAGCAGGTCTATGGCTGAGCAGCCTGCCGGGTTGCAGGTGACAGTGTGCATATCCCCGGCGCCTGGGCAGGTGCGCGAGTGGCAATTGCAGTTGCCGCCCGGTGCCACCGTGGCCGATGCCCTGCACGCTGCCGGCCTGGATGCGGCAGCGTGGCCGCAATTGGCATTCGGCATCTGGGGCCGCAGCGCTACCCTGGGCCAGACCCTGCACGACGGTGACCGGGTGGAGGGCTGCCGCGCCTTGACCGTTGACCCCAAGGAGGCGCGGCGCCAGCGCTTTGCCAGCCAGGGCGCGCGCTCTGCCGGCCTGTTTGCCCGGCGTCGGCCCGGGCCAAGCCAGGCTATTGAGGCGTTGCGGGCGGGGGCAGGCGGTGTTCAGCAGTTCTGCCGGATGGCGTCCTGCGCCCGGCGCAGCTCGGTGGCGCGGGTGGCATCGTCCATCAGCACGCGCTCGCCGCTGGCATTGACGTGCGCCAGGGTGGCGCCCGAGTTCAGGGTGGCGAGCAACTGCCGGGCGCGCGCACAGTTGTCGGCGCGCAGCTGCGCTTGGGCATGGGCCTGCGCAGCTTCCTCGGCCTGGCGGCGGGCGGCCTCGGCGGCTTCCAGCCTGGCCTTTTCCTTTTCCAGCGCAGGGTCGCGGCCAGAGGGCGCGGGCGGCTGCGGCGCGGCGGCTGCTGGTGGCGCTCCATCCGTGCCCGCTTCAGCGGCTGCCGGCGCCGATGCGGCGGGGCGCGGCTGCGGCGGCTGCTTGAGGATGTTGTGCTCGGGCACCTCCTGTGGCGGTGGACGGTCGCTGAACACCTTGCGTCCGCTTTGATCGATCCACTGCCACTGCGCGGCAGCGCCGAGAGACCACAGGCAGGCCAGGGCCAGCAGGAAAAGCGATTTGCGTTGCATAGGCCGGGCAGTGTAGTGCCCCCGGCGCTGGCTCCGGCGCCGTGTCGCACGG
This portion of the Melaminivora jejuensis genome encodes:
- the fdx gene encoding ISC system 2Fe-2S type ferredoxin; translation: MPVIKILPHPQYAPQGAEINAPVGTSICEALLENGINIEHACDMSCACTTCHVIVRCGYDSLNEAEEEEEDLLDRAWGLEPQSRLSCQAILAQQDVTVEIPKYTINHARENH
- the dnaQ gene encoding DNA polymerase III subunit epsilon; the protein is MSRQIVLDTETTGLSAAAGDRVIELGCVELVNRKLTRNNLHLYFNPDRDSHPDALRVHGITSEFLRDKPRFHECAQQVLEYLRGAELIIHNASFDVGFLDKELELAGLAPLATHVGAITDTLAMAKELYPGKRNSLDGLCDRLGVDNTGRTLHGALLDAELLADVYINMTRGQDALLVADDVSTGSDGLSAAAVDLCRLVLPVLAPTAEELAAHEDVLAQLDKSSGGKTVWRTAQLAA
- the smpB gene encoding SsrA-binding protein SmpB — its product is MAKKPDPNPRIAENKKAAFNYFFEERHEAGMVLHGWEVKALRGGKAQLTDGYVIIKDGELFLIGCQINPLKTASTHVSPDAARIKKLLLHKDEIRRLIGKVEQKGYTLVPLKLYWKEGRAKCEIALAKGKAEHDKRDTIKEREGKREVERAMKSRHR
- a CDS encoding type II toxin-antitoxin system RatA family toxin, producing the protein MKTVNKSVLIWYSPEEMFALVTDVARYPQFLPWCDHARVLQEDASGMTAEVGIALGGIKKSFVTRNTHEAGRRVQLELVEGPFSQLEGDWQFHPVGDGTQRACKVELTLRYGFASRALAALVGPVFDRIAASLVDAFIKRAEQVYG
- a CDS encoding DUF4124 domain-containing protein; the encoded protein is MQRKSLFLLALACLWSLGAAAQWQWIDQSGRKVFSDRPPPQEVPEHNILKQPPQPRPAASAPAAAEAGTDGAPPAAAAPQPPAPSGRDPALEKEKARLEAAEAARRQAEEAAQAHAQAQLRADNCARARQLLATLNSGATLAHVNASGERVLMDDATRATELRRAQDAIRQNC